The Candidatus Schekmanbacteria bacterium genomic interval ACAATTCCTGTAAATTACTATCGATTAAATTCTGAGTTTAAGGCTATAATATCCATAGCATTAAACTTTAGATTATATTCATTATTTATTTTGTATTTTATCTATTATTATATTATCAAAACAAACAGGAGACCCCAAGATTTTAAACTCGGGGATGAATGACTGTATATAGTGAAGTAAACATTAGTTGGTAATTTGGAAGAAAATTTATCGTAATTTGTAAAAATGATCAGATATCGTAAAAGCGATAGGAAGCCATCGGCGTTAGCCTGTGGATGTTGATTCCTTAATTTCTTGAAATTAAATCCCCATTTCATACCTCAACCTTCAAAACCTTATCTAATAGGGATCTAGTACTTCAGGGAAGACAAAATAACACATATCATGTGTTATTATAGCATCCTTTGAAGTGATTCCATCTGATTATAAAGAGATCGCGGAGCATCTGGGATGAATGCCGTATGGGGTTTACCCTGCTTCCATCAGAGTTTATCCAGCTTATGGGGACTTCCCTTGTTTTAAGTTTTAAAATATGTTCCGCTATAAAAAGTGCTTCCACATCAAAACTGAATCCATCAATCCTGCATCTCTGGAATATTTTCTTGGCAGCAGACGAAGTAAATACTTTAAAACCACACTGTGTATCTCTTATTCCTTTTAAAACAAAAAGCCTGACGAACAGGTTGAAAATCTTTCCCATAGTTCGTCTGTAGAAAGGTTGGTACTTTAAAATTGATGACTCACTTAGTCCGCGAGAACCTATAGCAATATCATAACCATTATCTATGAATGCTGTAAGCTTTTTCAACTCCTCTATTGGAGATGAAAGATCTGCATCTGAAATCAATATAATGACTCCACGGGCTTTTTCAACTCCAAGCCTAACAGCGAATCCTTTGCCTCGGTTACTCATATAAGTATGATACTGTACCTTATCAGTGCTGCTAGAAAATCCTCTTACAATGTTAGCAGTGGAATCTGTGCTTCCATCATCGACAACAATTATTTCAAAGGATTCACCACTTTCTGCAAAATAATTTGTTATCCTCTGAAGCGTAAGAAGTATTCTAGTCTCCTCGTTAAAAGCAGGAATAATTATTGAATATTTAATGATTGTTTCTTCCCCTCTTTTTATAAATCTTAAGTTGCGTGTTTGTATTCGTTAAAATTATCCTTTTGTTCAAGAACTTTTATGCCATCAGTTTCAAACACTGTATTAAAATTAAGGTCAATATATGATTTAATTTCAGAAAATTCTAATTCTTCTGGTATTCTATCAACCTGCCATATCTTCTCTGTGTTTATTATAAATCGTGGTTTGCTTTGTTTAAGGTCATCAAGTACCTGTCGTTTTAGCGAGGCTGTTGCCGCGTCATGAAGCACACCAAAACGTGCAGGCATAGGATAATCAAGTAGAAAGTAAAATGTAGCATCATTTGGAAATACAAATATGGAGTCACCATCTTTTAATTTTGGTTTAACATAATTTATAACATTTTTTATTCGTTTTGCCTCTCTCTCTGGAATACTCAGATTTTGAGCTCCATTTACTCCAAGCTTTTGCATATCATATGATTTTATTGTCATAGACCCTTGTGCCACTTTGCTGTAAATACTTTTTGCAAAAGTTGAAATACACCATCTTGCTGGGATCATCCCATAAGAAACTATACCACCTATGAGAAGTAAAGAAAATGCAATTTCTATAATTGCGATACCTCTCTTTTTATTTTCAGTAAAAAAAGAGAAAAAGATTTTTTCAATAAGATATATTGAAATTATAATTGCAGGTGGAAGGAGAAGATAATTCCTGTCTATACCAGAACGAGACAATGCCCCTCTGAGAATAATTATTCCATATACTACTGTTCCTCCTCCTAAGGCAACACCACCTCTTTTTGGTGATGTAAAATAGTTCAGAACTATGAGTGTTAGAAATAATAGGTAGATTATAAAAAGCCAGTAAAAAGATGACACTGTGAGAAGATTAAACAGCTCATTTCTTCCTGAATTAGATATAAAAGATGATATAGCTTCTTTGAATGAAGGAGACGGAAGGTTGCCTAAACCAAGTGTCACGTAATAAGGATATGAAACAGTCTGAACAAGGTAATCAGTCAAGGATCCATTATAGAGAAGTAATGTAAAAAAAGGCAAACATAGTATTATTATCCCTGACGCGAAGATACATGTTAACTCTATAAAGTCTTTGATTTGAGTTTTATTAACAAAAGCTATGTAAGCTATAATGCTCATTAAGGCAATAGATGATGATAAACCAATTTC includes:
- a CDS encoding glycosyltransferase family 2 protein, with amino-acid sequence MQTRNLRFIKRGEETIIKYSIIIPAFNEETRILLTLQRITNYFAESGESFEIIVVDDGSTDSTANIVRGFSSSTDKVQYHTYMSNRGKGFAVRLGVEKARGVIILISDADLSSPIEELKKLTAFIDNGYDIAIGSRGLSESSILKYQPFYRRTMGKIFNLFVRLFVLKGIRDTQCGFKVFTSSAAKKIFQRCRIDGFSFDVEALFIAEHILKLKTREVPISWINSDGSRVNPIRHSSQMLRDLFIIRWNHFKGCYNNT